The sequence CGTATTTGCAGCTGCACCACAAACACCGGGCGGAGGCTCGCGTGATGAAGGAAGTATTGCAGGTGGATTGTTTAATTTGCTTGGTGGAAAATAATTAGAAACCCATTATGGTTCAACCAGATTGGCGATATATTTGTCCAAAAATAATAAACCATCCCTTCTCTTCAAATGGGATGGTTTGTTATTTCCAGAATCTATACTATGAATAATTAAGATTTTGTCAATATGAGTGATTAAGGGTTTTGAACGCAAAACTTTCCTCCTGAAACTTCAATGAATGTCCCAGTAATATAAGAAGCTTGATCCGAGCAAAGAAATAATACCGCATTCGCAACTTCTTCACTTGTGCCGATACGTTTAATGGCCAATTGACTGATTAGCGCGTTGTTCTTAGCTTCAATTACTTTTTCCGTCATGTTCGTTTGAATTACACCGGGGATATAGCCATTCACCCGGATGTTCTCCACGGCCAGTTCCGCAGCCAAAGTCTTCGTTAAACTCTGTACACCTGCCTTTGATGCCGCATAAACACCGCTTCCCGCCGAAGGCATAACAGCCGCAAATGAGGAAGCATTGATAATGACCCCTCCCCCACGTTTTACAATTTTTTGCTGAGCGATCATTGAGCCCAAGTAAACGGATTTGAGATTGATGTTTATAGTCTCATCCCACACACTTTCAGGCGTGTCGATAACTGCATATTGTGGATAAACTCCCGCATTATTAATCCAAATATCAATTCCGCCAAATCGGTCCTCGACCTGATCCGCAAACTGTGAAAGCTGTATTCGAGACGTTACATCAACAGCTTTCGCATATCCTTCACAATTTTCTTCAGTCCACTTTTCCAATAAGTTATCTATTTTTCGTTGATTACGACCACAAACTGCCACTTTTGCATTACTTTCAAGAAATTTTTCTGCAATCGCTAAACCTATTCCGCTTGTACCGCCAGTAACCACGACCGTTTTACCGCTAAAATCGATGTTCATTGGCCATCTCCTTTTAAATCAAAGATTGATTTTTTTCAACTCGCTCAGGGAATATCACATCTTTTTTATAATCCAATTCCGCCTCTTCTGCCACAATCTTCGGCACCACTCCATGCGCCGCATCCGTATGTCCAACAATCCGATTACTTGCTGCGACTAAACGTTGGCGCTGATTGATCAATTGAAGCCGCTCGTCAGCTAATGCTTTTCGACTTGTACGAATTTCGTCGAATGAGAATTCCAGTAACCCTTTGTTAAATTGTCGTGAATCAATGAAGTTAATTTGGTTGGCCCTTAAATCCAGGTATAACAAATCACCAGTCTCTAAATACAAAATGCCACCGCCTTCTTTAGCTTCCGGTGTCATATGGCCAATCGCCGCGCCATACGAAACACCTGAGTAACGGCCATCACTAATGAGAGCTGCCAGGCGCTGAAGCTTGCGATTCGCATTAATATGTTGCATCGGTGTAAACATCTCAGGCATGCCAAATGCAATCGGCCCTTGTCCTGCGATAATAACCGCAATCTTCATAATATATTTGTTCACCATCACATCAAATAATTCATCGTATACAAGATCTTTATTTTCCTCAAACTGATCTGGAGCATTTTCTTTTAACATCGATTGTAAATTCTCATAGCTAAAGCTTCTTTCTTTTTTTAGATTAGGAAGTAATTCTGCATCTAATAGACCTTTATTCGCTTCCTCTTCATTTGCATAGTAAAGGACAAATGAAGCTTTTTTGTCAAATTGATTCAATTGCTGTGTGGGCATTCCGCTAATCTTTACGACTGCGCTTTCAAAAAAGTTGCCCGTTAGTACATCTACGCCACTAAATGCTCTACGTGGATTCGATAAAATAATTGGATTATCGGTTACATTATCTGCCGATAAACTGTCTTCATCCTGTAGTCTCGTTCTCCATGTTTCACCAGTAACCGTTGGAGCATCTACATCCATCGGCACTCCATTCTGCAAAAGTTCATAGAATAGCGATTCCATTCCTTGACTATCTCCATCACAACATTGCATG comes from Sporosarcina sp. FSL K6-3457 and encodes:
- a CDS encoding SDR family NAD(P)-dependent oxidoreductase, producing the protein MNIDFSGKTVVVTGGTSGIGLAIAEKFLESNAKVAVCGRNQRKIDNLLEKWTEENCEGYAKAVDVTSRIQLSQFADQVEDRFGGIDIWINNAGVYPQYAVIDTPESVWDETININLKSVYLGSMIAQQKIVKRGGGVIINASSFAAVMPSAGSGVYAASKAGVQSLTKTLAAELAVENIRVNGYIPGVIQTNMTEKVIEAKNNALISQLAIKRIGTSEEVANAVLFLCSDQASYITGTFIEVSGGKFCVQNP